A window from Kovacikia minuta CCNUW1 encodes these proteins:
- a CDS encoding FG-GAP repeat domain-containing protein: MSAETTRTITSSNLYSSQPSFTQTLSTSATTELTTRSVNSDQLLDSPIPGYSLRPGNSRVQADFDNDGQEDLLWRNYSSGQNLLWLMNGTTIATYAPLASVKDINWRIQGTGDFTGDGQIDILWRNYNTGQNVIWAMNPALEVSAISLASVKGSHWQIQGTGDITGDGQIDILWRNYNTGQNVVWAMSGTTLSTAVSLPDAPGDNLRIAATGDFNQDGWVDVLWRNYLSGDNLIWLMNGTTLSSVASLAPLLNLNWQIRAAGDYNDDGKLDITWRSATSGEGVVWLMNGLAFSTSVALPTVPSSNWQIAQQDVLPVSSSVIISNLAFGGEEGGRGTFQIQLRQAPTANVTVTFESNRFLTLDADNIIQNGTQTTITFTPNNWSQPQTIGFIAEVDDSSADRFMGNTVSYTLGGNLSSQGTIDLGHVANTYAPDPTRFNIDLDFRNDSLGFWTSERQAIAHQAANDWAAAIANEWNDFQLNSTLRRLDNSSARTYQFATQRYVDDVVVFVNNYQGSSNGEAALGGPDYEFGGWVNSPELMPRVGQIAINPAIFADQPAQILYDVVSHEIGHVLGLVGLNWVSFSLQDRAQAQTGTFNGAYATKANGGNPVPLQSQNGGDFAHPAAQVRSIMSYGWIYTLSRPSEIDFAMLADSGYRVYGVTDFPANSPNSTGNANTNPSPTEPTRPIPAAKSPEDSVLESTGVTLGDRLPVAAALNLSCQCLFCSALAGSFNLFVMLPNLF, from the coding sequence ATGTCTGCCGAAACTACCCGTACTATTACGAGTTCCAACTTATACAGTTCTCAACCATCGTTTACCCAGACTTTATCAACCTCTGCCACAACTGAGCTAACTACTCGCTCCGTTAATTCAGATCAACTGCTCGATTCTCCTATCCCCGGCTATTCTCTTCGCCCTGGCAATAGCCGAGTTCAGGCAGACTTTGATAATGATGGTCAGGAGGACTTGCTCTGGCGGAATTATTCCAGTGGTCAGAACCTGCTGTGGTTGATGAACGGCACCACGATCGCGACCTATGCACCCTTGGCGTCCGTTAAAGATATAAACTGGCGAATTCAGGGAACTGGAGACTTTACGGGAGACGGACAGATTGATATCCTATGGCGAAACTATAACACCGGGCAAAACGTAATTTGGGCAATGAACCCGGCACTGGAAGTTTCAGCCATCTCTCTTGCTTCAGTAAAAGGTTCCCACTGGCAAATTCAAGGAACAGGGGATATTACAGGCGATGGACAGATTGATATCCTGTGGCGAAACTATAACACCGGGCAAAATGTGGTCTGGGCAATGAGTGGGACTACGTTGTCTACCGCTGTCTCCCTGCCAGATGCGCCTGGAGACAATCTTAGAATTGCCGCTACAGGGGATTTTAATCAGGACGGATGGGTTGATGTCCTGTGGCGAAATTATTTATCTGGGGACAACCTGATTTGGCTAATGAATGGGACAACCCTTTCGAGTGTTGCTTCCCTGGCACCTTTATTGAATCTTAATTGGCAGATTCGTGCAGCAGGGGATTACAACGACGATGGCAAGCTCGATATCACCTGGCGATCGGCTACTTCTGGTGAGGGAGTTGTCTGGTTGATGAATGGGCTTGCCTTCAGTACCAGTGTTGCATTGCCAACGGTACCCAGTTCAAACTGGCAAATTGCCCAACAGGATGTGTTGCCAGTTTCCAGTTCTGTCATCATCAGCAATCTTGCTTTTGGTGGGGAAGAAGGAGGACGGGGAACATTCCAGATCCAATTGCGCCAGGCACCTACTGCCAACGTCACCGTAACGTTTGAATCTAACCGTTTTTTGACGCTAGACGCGGACAATATTATTCAAAATGGCACCCAAACCACGATTACCTTTACCCCTAACAACTGGAGCCAACCTCAAACCATCGGGTTTATCGCTGAGGTGGATGATTCCAGTGCCGATCGTTTCATGGGCAATACTGTCAGCTACACCCTTGGCGGAAATTTGTCGTCCCAGGGGACGATCGATCTGGGTCATGTTGCCAATACCTATGCGCCCGATCCGACTCGGTTTAACATTGACCTGGACTTTCGCAACGACTCCTTAGGCTTTTGGACTTCGGAACGGCAGGCAATTGCCCATCAGGCTGCAAATGACTGGGCAGCAGCGATCGCGAACGAATGGAATGACTTTCAGCTAAATAGTACCTTGAGGCGATTAGATAATAGTTCCGCCAGAACCTACCAGTTCGCCACCCAGCGTTATGTGGATGATGTAGTTGTCTTCGTCAATAATTATCAGGGAAGTTCCAATGGCGAAGCAGCCCTGGGAGGGCCAGACTACGAATTTGGTGGTTGGGTCAATTCCCCAGAATTAATGCCACGGGTAGGGCAAATTGCTATCAATCCTGCTATCTTTGCCGACCAACCCGCTCAGATTCTATACGATGTGGTCTCCCACGAAATTGGGCACGTTTTGGGATTAGTTGGCTTAAATTGGGTGAGCTTTTCTCTACAAGATCGGGCGCAAGCTCAAACGGGCACATTTAACGGTGCCTACGCCACTAAGGCGAATGGGGGAAACCCAGTTCCGCTCCAGTCTCAAAACGGTGGAGACTTTGCCCATCCTGCCGCACAGGTTCGCTCGATCATGTCCTACGGCTGGATTTATACCCTGTCCCGCCCTAGCGAAATCGATTTCGCTATGCTGGCAGATAGCGGCTACCGCGTCTACGGGGTGACAGATTTCCCGGCTAATTCCCCTAACTCAACGGGTAATGCAAATACGAATCCATCTCCAACAGAACCAACACGACCGATTCCAGCCGCTAAAAGCCCGGAGGATTCTGTTCTTGAATCAACAGGCGTTACTCTTGGCGATCGTCTGCCGGTAGCGGCTGCTCTCAACCTTTCCTGCCAGTGTTTATTCTGCTCTGCGCTGGCGGGATCTTTCAATCTATTTGTTATGCTGCCAAATCTCTTCTGA
- a CDS encoding type II toxin-antitoxin system HicB family antitoxin, with the protein MKSRSFTVILHKEDDMYVAECLEVGTVDQGETIEQAIAGLREATRLYLEEFPLPETSPRFVTSIEVSYA; encoded by the coding sequence ATGAAGAGCCGTAGTTTCACAGTCATTCTTCATAAAGAAGATGATATGTACGTTGCTGAATGTCTAGAGGTTGGCACGGTTGATCAAGGGGAAACAATCGAGCAGGCGATCGCAGGTTTGAGAGAGGCAACACGGCTCTACTTAGAAGAATTCCCCCTACCTGAAACTTCTCCTAGATTTGTGACTAGTATTGAGGTCAGCTATGCCTAA
- a CDS encoding type II toxin-antitoxin system HicA family toxin: protein MPRISSREAIRALERLGFEQVRQSGSHVVLKKESEEGEIGCVVPMHRELKVGTLSGILKQAQVTVEEFIGSL, encoded by the coding sequence ATGCCACGAATCTCGAGCAGAGAAGCAATTCGGGCATTGGAGCGTTTAGGATTTGAGCAAGTTCGTCAATCTGGTAGCCATGTTGTCCTGAAGAAAGAGTCCGAAGAAGGGGAAATTGGTTGTGTTGTCCCTATGCATCGAGAATTGAAGGTTGGTACGTTGAGTGGCATTCTCAAACAAGCACAAGTTACGGTCGAAGAGTTCATTGGGAGTCTGTGA
- a CDS encoding porin family protein: MQLSPKISATLRQTLPLGIASTLAIAPLFLSAGTVAAKPIYFDGSYVGAGIAAGVTNGGQQGDAATFGGNIQGRVAIPGAPISVRGAVLFTGSNSTVIPALTYDVPIADNVNVYLGGGYSFVQKDGEPTPLGNRDAAVVMAGAEAGIGEYIVGYGDVKWGIDAYKNSPASALSIQAGLGYRF, from the coding sequence ATGCAACTTTCTCCAAAGATTTCAGCCACACTTCGCCAAACCCTGCCTCTGGGGATTGCTTCTACGCTGGCGATCGCACCTCTCTTCCTTTCTGCTGGCACCGTTGCTGCCAAACCGATTTATTTTGATGGAAGTTATGTGGGAGCTGGGATTGCGGCGGGTGTAACCAATGGCGGTCAGCAAGGGGACGCCGCTACTTTCGGCGGCAATATTCAAGGTCGGGTTGCAATTCCGGGTGCACCAATTTCCGTTCGGGGCGCGGTTCTATTTACTGGCAGCAATAGCACAGTCATCCCCGCCCTTACCTATGATGTCCCGATCGCGGATAACGTCAATGTGTATCTAGGAGGTGGCTACTCCTTTGTCCAAAAAGATGGCGAACCGACTCCTTTAGGTAACCGGGATGCTGCCGTCGTTATGGCAGGAGCAGAAGCGGGCATTGGTGAGTACATCGTCGGCTATGGTGATGTCAAATGGGGAATTGACGCCTACAAAAACAGTCCCGCATCTGCCCTCAGTATTCAAGCCGGACTGGGCTACCGATTTTAG
- a CDS encoding histidine kinase has protein sequence MPFSGAIASLHESSKEAKEEITASVEGIIDGISQKSQEKISQTEAEIQRLQAELTRQEEALEQQVQTGLAGIQEAGKEAPAAIQEQIETAIATLQDSEEVALLKKRYAQLQAQIAIVRANLAANSGTYYDRARSHLEDAKNWYSKARPKAEEAKHQADQTFEQVQQKIGDAGTALAQRERHVRRRLSELLYYAAELVREGRHKPNDQSIAQLPSTETSSLEEEVKR, from the coding sequence ATGCCCTTTTCGGGAGCGATCGCGTCGCTTCACGAAAGTAGCAAGGAAGCCAAAGAGGAAATCACAGCATCCGTTGAAGGAATAATTGACGGCATCAGCCAAAAAAGCCAGGAAAAGATTTCTCAAACAGAAGCCGAAATTCAGCGGTTGCAAGCAGAGTTGACACGGCAAGAAGAAGCCCTGGAACAGCAGGTGCAGACTGGTTTGGCTGGAATCCAAGAAGCAGGTAAGGAAGCCCCAGCGGCGATCCAAGAACAAATTGAAACGGCGATCGCCACGCTTCAAGACAGCGAAGAAGTTGCCCTGTTGAAAAAACGGTATGCCCAACTCCAGGCACAAATTGCTATTGTGCGGGCAAATCTGGCAGCCAACAGCGGTACGTACTACGATCGGGCGCGATCTCACTTAGAAGATGCCAAAAATTGGTATAGCAAAGCCCGTCCCAAAGCCGAAGAAGCAAAACATCAGGCAGATCAGACCTTTGAGCAGGTTCAGCAAAAAATTGGTGACGCTGGGACTGCCCTTGCCCAACGAGAGCGCCACGTCCGGAGACGCTTGAGCGAGTTACTTTACTACGCTGCTGAACTGGTTAGAGAAGGGAGACATAAACCCAATGACCAGTCGATCGCCCAACTCCCATCAACAGAAACCTCTTCTTTAGAGGAAGAAGTGAAGCGGTAG
- a CDS encoding assimilatory sulfite reductase (NADPH) hemoprotein subunit encodes MREPVASELLLDTTHFTEDAIQILKFHGSYQQDNRDNRIKGQEKDYQFMLRTRSPGGFIPPELYLTLDRLSDEYGNHTIRATTRQGFQLHGVLKKNLKATIAAIVTSMGSTLGACGDLNRNVMAPAAPYKNRPEYTYAWEYADRVADLLTPQTGAYYEIWLDGEKAISAEEDPTVAAARQRNGTGTIFHDREEPIYGVHYMPRKFKICVTVPGDNSVDLFSQDLCLVVLTNSEGELEGFNVFAGGGLGRTHNKEETFPRLADPIGYVEKADVYDLVKAIVATQRDYGDRDRSSPCPHEISARRLGGRTVPG; translated from the coding sequence CTGCGTGAGCCAGTCGCTTCCGAACTGTTGCTAGACACCACTCACTTCACAGAAGATGCGATCCAAATCTTAAAGTTTCATGGCTCTTACCAACAGGACAACCGGGATAATCGGATAAAAGGGCAGGAGAAGGACTACCAGTTTATGCTGCGGACGCGCAGCCCTGGCGGTTTTATTCCCCCTGAGCTGTATCTGACTCTGGATCGGCTGTCGGATGAATATGGCAACCACACGATTCGGGCAACCACACGGCAAGGGTTTCAGCTTCATGGCGTGTTGAAGAAAAACCTGAAGGCAACGATCGCGGCGATCGTCACCAGTATGGGTTCTACCCTGGGAGCCTGTGGAGACTTAAATCGCAACGTTATGGCTCCCGCCGCTCCCTACAAGAACCGCCCAGAGTATACCTATGCCTGGGAATATGCTGATCGGGTTGCCGATCTGCTTACTCCCCAAACCGGAGCTTACTACGAAATTTGGCTGGATGGAGAAAAAGCAATTTCGGCTGAGGAAGATCCAACGGTGGCTGCTGCTCGTCAGCGCAATGGTACGGGAACCATTTTTCATGACCGGGAAGAACCCATCTACGGGGTACACTACATGCCCCGGAAGTTTAAGATCTGCGTTACAGTTCCGGGGGACAACTCAGTAGACCTGTTTTCCCAGGATCTCTGTCTGGTGGTTCTAACCAACTCTGAAGGAGAACTGGAAGGTTTCAACGTTTTTGCGGGGGGTGGGTTAGGGCGCACCCACAACAAAGAGGAAACCTTTCCCCGGCTTGCCGATCCAATCGGGTATGTGGAAAAGGCAGATGTGTATGATCTGGTGAAGGCGATCGTGGCAACCCAACGGGACTACGGCGATCGCGACCGATCGTCGCCATGCCCGCATGAAATATCTGCTAGAAGATTGGGGGGTCGAACGGTTCCAGGATAA
- a CDS encoding glycosyltransferase: MRQLYFLVPGTGGKYACGGLWAELKTLNLAKQICPAEVVTYRQREKGNLFLDDVVKQPNLETVIFVLSWGFDVAYLTAKLKSYNVIYHAHSAGYGFSLPPDIPILAVSRNTMGYWGQHTPNSLIYYLPNQISDQFCNLHLERDIDVLVQTRKTSEYVMRELVPALQNHCRVYLIDSYVDDLAMLFNRSKVYLYDSAEYWAQQKLSEGFGLPPMEALACGCQVFSSLNGALADYLDPGFNCYKIAVYSKEYDIQQILTALRTPLPALPESVLAEYRTDAIVQRLSRILDEMNTFFDYKLHNPSNIKSLTKWRLAQLNWQRLLAKVRRKFF; encoded by the coding sequence ATGAGACAGCTTTACTTCCTCGTTCCTGGAACTGGCGGCAAATATGCCTGTGGGGGGCTTTGGGCAGAATTGAAAACCCTTAACCTGGCAAAGCAAATTTGCCCAGCAGAAGTTGTTACCTATCGTCAGCGGGAGAAAGGCAACCTTTTTCTGGATGACGTGGTCAAGCAACCGAACCTGGAAACAGTCATTTTTGTCCTTAGCTGGGGGTTTGACGTAGCCTATTTGACTGCCAAACTGAAGTCCTACAATGTGATCTATCACGCTCATAGTGCGGGCTACGGTTTCAGCCTGCCGCCAGATATTCCCATTCTCGCGGTCAGCCGCAACACGATGGGATATTGGGGACAACACACCCCCAATTCCCTAATTTATTATTTGCCAAACCAAATTTCCGATCAATTTTGCAATCTTCATCTGGAACGGGATATTGATGTTCTGGTTCAAACCCGAAAAACATCTGAGTATGTCATGCGGGAACTGGTTCCAGCTTTACAAAACCATTGCCGTGTCTACCTGATCGATTCCTACGTAGACGACCTGGCAATGTTATTCAATCGTAGCAAAGTTTATCTGTATGACTCTGCGGAATACTGGGCACAACAGAAGCTAAGTGAGGGCTTTGGGCTACCCCCAATGGAAGCCCTTGCCTGTGGCTGTCAGGTTTTTTCTAGCTTGAATGGTGCCCTAGCCGATTATTTAGATCCAGGCTTTAACTGCTACAAAATCGCTGTCTATTCCAAGGAATACGACATCCAACAAATTTTGACAGCACTGAGAACGCCGTTACCCGCCCTGCCGGAATCTGTGTTAGCAGAATATCGAACAGACGCGATCGTTCAACGCCTCAGCCGCATTCTGGACGAAATGAATACCTTCTTTGATTACAAACTGCACAACCCTTCCAATATCAAGAGCCTGACGAAATGGCGACTGGCACAGTTAAACTGGCAGCGGTTGCTGGCTAAGGTGCGGCGAAAATTTTTCTAA